The Aminithiophilus ramosus genome contains a region encoding:
- a CDS encoding Rpn family recombination-promoting nuclease/putative transposase translates to MGDKDRAFRNFLSDKALFFQFLRRFLRFGTLEGVGLEDIELENVSFISQELVARESDVLYRIRRGGKETYIYILVEHQSSVDHLMPFRLLAYMVRIWERCVEEAGSKSRRKSYLLPPVIPVVFYDGMQKWTVASTFVEKVENGDAFAGFVPNFSYHLMVLGKRTSEELLAFRDALGGLLYLANPSKEEDLSMTVRRLLEYRKLLPPEEREILSRHFAGYLTILAKREGVDLSGMAEEIASEEEAEKMVTYVQREIRKIRKEGRLEGREEGRMEGRQEGRQEGRNEAMLESARKMLSRGFDAAQVADVLDLPLEQVRALAESEGEKD, encoded by the coding sequence ATGGGAGACAAGGACCGGGCCTTCCGCAACTTTCTGAGCGACAAAGCCCTCTTTTTCCAGTTTCTGAGGCGCTTTCTCCGCTTCGGGACGCTGGAGGGAGTGGGCCTGGAGGACATCGAACTGGAGAACGTCTCCTTCATCTCCCAGGAACTCGTCGCGCGGGAATCGGACGTCCTCTACCGGATCCGCCGCGGAGGGAAGGAGACCTACATCTACATCCTCGTCGAGCACCAATCGAGCGTGGACCACCTCATGCCCTTCCGCCTGCTGGCCTACATGGTGCGCATCTGGGAGCGCTGCGTGGAAGAGGCGGGGTCGAAATCGAGGAGGAAGAGCTACCTGCTGCCGCCCGTCATCCCCGTGGTCTTCTACGACGGAATGCAGAAATGGACGGTGGCGTCGACCTTCGTCGAGAAGGTCGAAAACGGGGATGCCTTCGCGGGATTCGTGCCCAACTTCAGCTACCACCTCATGGTCCTGGGCAAGCGGACGTCGGAGGAGCTCCTGGCCTTCCGGGACGCGCTGGGAGGGTTGCTCTACCTGGCCAACCCGTCGAAGGAAGAGGACCTGTCCATGACGGTGCGTCGTCTGCTGGAGTACCGCAAGCTCCTTCCGCCGGAGGAGCGTGAGATCCTGTCGCGCCACTTCGCGGGCTACCTGACGATCCTGGCGAAGCGTGAGGGAGTGGACCTGAGCGGAATGGCCGAAGAAATCGCGAGCGAAGAGGAGGCGGAGAAGATGGTGACCTACGTGCAGCGCGAGATCAGGAAAATCAGGAAGGAAGGCCGCCTGGAAGGCCGCGAGGAGGGTCGTATGGAAGGCCGCCAGGAAGGTCGTCAGGAAGGCCGCAACGAGGCGATGCTTGAGAGCGCCCGGAAGATGCTCTCCCGCGGCTTCGACGCCGCCCAGGTGGCCGACGTCCTCGACCTTCCCCTGGAGCAGGTGCGTGCCCTGGCGGAATCGGAGGGGGAAAAGGACTGA
- a CDS encoding Rpn family recombination-promoting nuclease/putative transposase, giving the protein MGDKDRAFRNFLSDKALFFQFLRRFLRFGTLEGVGLEDIELENVSFISQELVARESDVLYRIRRGGKETYIYILVEHQSSVDHLMPFRLLAYMVRIWERCVEEAGSKSRRKSYLLPPVIPVVFYDGMQKWTVASTFVEKVENGDAFAGFVPNFSYHLMVLGKRTSEELLAFRDALGGLLYLANPSKEEDLSMTVRRLLEYRKLLPPEEREILSRHFAGYLTILAKREGVDLSGMAEEIASEEEAEKMVTYVQREIRKIRKEGRLEGREEGRMEGRQEGRMEGRQEGRQEGRQEGRQEGRQEGRMEGRQEGRREAMLESARKMLSRGFDAAQVADVLDLPLEQVRALAESEGEKD; this is encoded by the coding sequence ATGGGAGACAAGGACCGGGCCTTCCGCAACTTTCTGAGCGACAAAGCCCTCTTTTTCCAGTTTCTGAGGCGCTTTCTCCGCTTCGGGACGCTGGAGGGAGTGGGCCTGGAGGACATCGAACTGGAGAACGTCTCCTTCATCTCCCAGGAACTCGTCGCGCGGGAATCGGACGTCCTCTACCGGATCCGCCGCGGAGGGAAGGAGACCTACATCTACATCCTCGTCGAGCACCAATCGAGCGTGGACCACCTCATGCCCTTCCGCCTGCTGGCCTACATGGTGCGCATCTGGGAGCGCTGCGTGGAAGAGGCGGGGTCGAAATCGAGGAGGAAGAGCTACCTGCTGCCGCCCGTCATCCCCGTGGTCTTCTACGACGGAATGCAGAAATGGACGGTGGCGTCGACCTTCGTCGAGAAGGTCGAAAACGGGGATGCCTTCGCGGGATTCGTGCCCAACTTCAGCTACCACCTCATGGTCCTGGGCAAGCGGACGTCGGAGGAGCTCCTGGCCTTCCGGGACGCGCTGGGAGGGTTGCTCTACCTGGCCAACCCGTCGAAGGAAGAGGACCTGTCCATGACGGTGCGTCGTCTGCTGGAGTACCGCAAGCTCCTTCCGCCGGAGGAGCGTGAGATCCTGTCGCGCCACTTCGCGGGCTACCTGACGATCCTGGCGAAGCGTGAGGGAGTGGACCTGAGCGGAATGGCCGAAGAAATCGCGAGCGAAGAGGAGGCGGAGAAGATGGTGACCTACGTGCAGCGCGAGATCAGGAAGATCAGGAAGGAAGGCCGCCTGGAAGGCCGCGAGGAGGGTCGTATGGAAGGCCGTCAGGAGGGCCGTATGGAAGGCCGCCAGGAGGGCCGTCAGGAGGGCCGTCAGGAAGGCCGTCAGGAAGGCCGTCAGGAAGGCCGTATGGAAGGTCGTCAGGAAGGCCGTCGCGAGGCGATGCTTGAGAGCGCCCGGAAGATGCTCTCCCGCGGCTTCGACGCCGCCCAGGTGGCCGACGTCCTCGACCTTCCCCTGGAGCAGGTGCGCGCCCTGGCGGAATCGGAGGGGGAAAAGGACTGA
- a CDS encoding saccharopine dehydrogenase family protein yields MTGKTVLQLGYGMQGKAALADLVQNRSVSTIIVADGSEEVMRAPEATGSAKVRPVRLDASDRNALAALMREADVVVELLPGPFALPTARLAAETGVSLVSAMYLANPGETDPAERERQRGEVEAIDREARARGIALVEEFGMDPGLDLALGREALKRLDSVVAFHSYGAGFPEKEASDNPLQYRFTWSVIGVMRSYLRPARYLRGGSVIDVAADEMFSPRHSHILDLPEMEGPLECFPNGDAAAYARRFAIADQVKDMGRYICRWPGHGAFWSVMARSGFLSEKPVGCGDVTVAPNAFCAALLGSQDQFFYGEGQRDVALVRTDVRGYRDGKPCRVVGQIVDRRDLTTGFTAMQRTVGFPVSIAASMLLDGRIEGRGLLSPMDIPFGPLVEELSRRGISVSFDVTEWDGRVEP; encoded by the coding sequence ATGACGGGCAAGACGGTGTTGCAGTTGGGCTACGGCATGCAGGGAAAGGCCGCTCTGGCCGATCTGGTTCAGAACCGATCCGTCTCGACGATCATCGTCGCCGACGGGTCGGAGGAGGTCATGAGGGCTCCTGAGGCGACAGGATCGGCCAAGGTCCGGCCAGTCCGCCTCGACGCCTCCGACAGGAACGCTCTGGCCGCGCTCATGAGAGAGGCCGACGTCGTCGTCGAGCTCCTTCCCGGCCCCTTCGCCCTCCCCACGGCGCGTCTGGCCGCCGAGACGGGAGTCTCTCTCGTCAGCGCCATGTACCTGGCCAATCCCGGCGAGACCGATCCTGCCGAAAGAGAGCGCCAGCGTGGCGAGGTGGAGGCCATCGACAGGGAGGCCCGGGCCAGGGGGATCGCCCTCGTCGAGGAGTTCGGCATGGATCCGGGCCTCGATCTCGCCCTGGGGCGGGAGGCCCTTAAAAGGCTTGACTCCGTCGTCGCCTTTCATTCCTACGGAGCGGGTTTCCCCGAGAAGGAAGCGTCCGATAACCCGCTTCAATATCGCTTCACCTGGTCCGTCATCGGCGTCATGCGCTCCTATCTCCGGCCCGCCCGGTATCTGAGGGGAGGATCGGTCATCGACGTCGCCGCCGACGAGATGTTCTCGCCCCGTCACAGCCACATTCTCGATCTGCCCGAAATGGAAGGTCCTCTTGAATGCTTCCCCAACGGCGATGCCGCCGCCTACGCCCGCCGTTTCGCCATCGCCGATCAGGTGAAGGACATGGGCCGCTATATCTGCCGCTGGCCCGGCCACGGCGCCTTCTGGTCCGTCATGGCCCGTTCGGGCTTTCTCTCCGAGAAACCCGTCGGCTGCGGCGACGTCACCGTCGCCCCCAACGCCTTCTGCGCCGCTCTCCTCGGCTCTCAGGACCAGTTCTTCTACGGCGAGGGGCAGCGCGACGTGGCCCTGGTCCGAACCGACGTCCGAGGCTACCGGGACGGGAAGCCCTGCCGCGTCGTCGGCCAGATCGTCGACAGACGGGACCTGACGACGGGCTTCACGGCCATGCAGAGGACCGTCGGTTTCCCCGTCTCCATCGCCGCCTCGATGCTTCTCGACGGCCGCATCGAGGGCAGGGGGCTCCTCTCACCGATGGACATTCCCTTCGGGCCTCTCGTCGAGGAGCTCTCCCGTCGGGGCATTTCCGTCTCCTTCGACGTCACCGAATGGGACGGTCGCGTCGAGCCATGA